The following proteins come from a genomic window of Hydrogenispora ethanolica:
- the rplK gene encoding 50S ribosomal protein L11 gives MAKKITAFVKLQVPAGKANPAPPVGPALGQHGVNIMEFCKTFNERTSNQAGMIIPVVITVYEDRSFTFICKTPPVPVLIKKAINVEKGSGTPNKDKVGKISRAKVREIAELKMPDLNAASVEAAMSMVAGTARSMGIVVED, from the coding sequence ATGGCTAAAAAAATTACGGCTTTCGTAAAACTGCAAGTTCCGGCTGGTAAAGCAAATCCTGCGCCACCGGTAGGCCCTGCCCTAGGTCAACACGGCGTCAACATTATGGAGTTTTGTAAGACGTTCAACGAACGCACGTCGAATCAGGCTGGAATGATCATTCCGGTTGTGATCACCGTGTATGAGGATCGTTCGTTTACATTTATCTGCAAAACACCCCCCGTGCCTGTTTTGATTAAAAAAGCCATTAATGTGGAGAAAGGTTCCGGAACTCCGAATAAGGATAAAGTCGGTAAGATCAGCCGGGCGAAAGTCCGCGAGATCGCCGAGCTGAAGATGCCGGACCTGAATGCCGCCAGCGTAGAGGCAGCCATGAGCATGGTCGCCGGTACGGCGCGCAGCATGGGGATTGTGGTAGAAGATTAG
- the secE gene encoding preprotein translocase subunit SecE, with translation MQQPVKKEARFEGVQRFFRNVSAELKKVNWPSRKELTTYTIVVIATVLVVSVIITTWDWLLTVIFKVFGFYR, from the coding sequence GTGCAACAGCCCGTAAAAAAAGAAGCCCGGTTTGAAGGAGTCCAACGGTTTTTTCGAAACGTTTCCGCTGAACTTAAAAAGGTGAACTGGCCCAGCCGCAAGGAATTGACCACCTATACCATTGTGGTCATTGCCACGGTGTTGGTTGTTTCGGTTATCATCACGACTTGGGACTGGTTGTTGACCGTGATCTTTAAAGTCTTCGGATTCTACCGGTAG
- the rpmG gene encoding 50S ribosomal protein L33 encodes MREGITLACSECKNRNYRTIKNKKNNPERLELKKYCKFCRKETSHKETR; translated from the coding sequence ATGCGCGAAGGTATTACTCTGGCTTGTTCCGAATGTAAAAATCGGAACTACCGTACTATCAAGAATAAGAAGAACAACCCCGAACGTCTCGAATTGAAGAAATACTGCAAGTTCTGCCGGAAAGAGACAAGCCATAAAGAGACCAGATAA
- the nusG gene encoding transcription termination/antitermination protein NusG, translating to MEKNWYVIHTYSGYENKVKANLERRVESMGMEDKIFRILVPTEEELEIRDGKRKITKKKIYPGYVIVEMILTDDSWYVVRNTPGVTGFVGSGSKPIPLQEKETKLILHQMGIDEPRTKIDFEVGEIIKVIRGPFENFSGLIEEINPEKGKIKVKVSMFGRETPVELDYHQVEKL from the coding sequence ATGGAAAAGAATTGGTATGTCATTCATACCTATTCCGGATATGAAAACAAAGTAAAAGCGAATTTAGAACGGCGTGTCGAATCGATGGGGATGGAAGACAAGATCTTCCGCATTTTGGTTCCCACCGAGGAAGAGCTGGAGATTCGCGACGGGAAACGCAAAATTACCAAGAAAAAGATTTATCCCGGCTATGTCATTGTGGAAATGATCTTAACGGATGATTCTTGGTATGTTGTTCGCAATACCCCGGGAGTTACCGGCTTTGTGGGCTCCGGTTCCAAGCCGATTCCGCTCCAAGAGAAGGAGACCAAACTAATCCTGCACCAGATGGGGATCGATGAACCGCGGACCAAGATTGATTTCGAGGTTGGCGAGATTATCAAAGTGATCCGGGGACCGTTTGAGAATTTTTCCGGCTTGATCGAAGAGATTAACCCGGAAAAAGGGAAGATCAAAGTGAAGGTTTCGATGTTCGGCCGGGAAACCCCGGTGGAACTGGATTATCATCAGGTTGAAAAGCTTTAG